From a single Anoplolepis gracilipes chromosome 3, ASM4749672v1, whole genome shotgun sequence genomic region:
- the LOC140663418 gene encoding mucolipin-3 isoform X2, producing the protein MRRKTCVITTLAEEKMRRKLRFFFMNPVEKWQAKRRFPYKFVVQVIKIILVTVQLCLFAHNNYMHVNYTWDNRITFSHLFLMGWDSTQEVPAYPPAAGPLAIYKRSNFYDAIDYALHGFYNVDDAIGSYSYIAEDNSIGPVVLCLYQYKEGVIFGFNESYVFDSEIVETCVNISLEIFNTFNTSHNFLQDRNINVKFPALVRAHLKFALKTVNLKAAGPMTPPDCYRFNIKIDFDNRDFDGQMLLSLDAEARKLQCKGDTRYITDNRIESALRTLLNLFVILICAISLLLCSRAIYRAQMLKFETINFFKKTYGTTLSFEGKLEFLNFWYIMIIVNDLLIIIGTIMKEQIERKHSETDHWNICSIFLGTGNLLVWFGVLRYLGFFKTYNVVILTLKKATPKVARFLICAILIYAGFTFCGWLVLGPYNMKFRSLATTSECLFALINGDDMFATFSITSSKSSAVLWWFSRIYLYSFISLYIYVVLSLFISVIMDAYDTIKIYYREGFPRNDLQTFIAPCTEEASSGIFRDDSETSDLTELFDRFCCCRKRPFYGSFSESVTDPSTKSEQVYGGGICI; encoded by the exons ATGAGAAGAAAAACTTGCGTGATCACAACACTTGCGGAGGAAAAGATGCGTCGCAAACTGCGATTCTTCTTTATGAATCCAGTTGAGAAGTGGCAAGCAAAACGGCGTTTCCCATACAAATTTGTCGTCCAAGTCATCAAGATAATCCTTGTGACAGTGCAGCTTTGTTTATTCGCGCACAACAATTACATGCATGTAAATTACACTTGGGACAATCGAATTACATTCTCTCATCTCTTTTTAATGGGATGGGACTCTACTCAAGAG GTACCTGCATATCCGCCTGCTGCAGGACCATTGGCCATCTACAAACGAAGCAATTTCTACGATGCTATTGATTACGCTCTGCATGGTTTCTACAACGTCGACGACGCCATTGGTTCGTACTCTTATATCGCCGAGGACAATTCTATCGGACCTGTAGTTTTGTGTCTTTATCAATACAAAGAAGGCGTCATATTTGGCTTCAACGAGAGTTACGTATTCGACAGCGAGATTGTGGAAACCTGTGTAAACATCAGTCTTGAGATTTTCAACACATTTAATACGTCGCACAATTTTCTGCAGGATAGAAACATAAACGTTAAGTTTCCCGCGCTAGTACGCGCTCATCTCAAGTTTGCTTTAAAAACGGTAAATTTGAAAGCAGCTGGACCGATGACACCGCCCGATTGTTATCGTTTCAACATCAAAATCGACTTTGACAATCGCGATTTTGATGGACAGATGCTCCTCTCCTTAGACGCTGAGGCAAGAAAATTACAATGCAAGGGTGACACTCGCTATATCACGGATAATCGCATCGAATCGGCGCTAAGGACTCTGTTAAATTTGTTTGTCATACTAATTTGCGCGATTTCTTTGCTGTTGTGCTCGCGAGCAATATATAGGGCACAGATGCTAAAATTCGAGACGATTAACTTCTTCAAGAAGACATACGGTACAACGCTGAGTTTCGAAGGCAAACTAGAATTCTTAAATTTCTGGTACATTATGATAATCGTCAAtgatctattaattattattggcaCTATCATGAAAGAGCAAATTGAGCGGAAACATTCCGAGACTGATCATTGGAATATCTGCAGCATATTTCTCGGCACCGGCAATCTGCTGGTATGGTTTGGCGTGTTGCGTTATCTCGGCTTCTTCAAGACATATAACGTTGTCATTTTGACTCTGAAAAAGGCGACACCGAAAGTTGCAAGATTCCTTATATGCGCCATTCTCATTTATGCTGGCTTCACATTCTGTGGCTGGTTGGTGCTCGGTCCGTATAACATGAAATTTCGTTCCCTCGCGACTACCTCCGAGTGCTTGTTCGCGTTGATCAATGGCGATGATATGTTTGCCACGTTTTCTATCACGTCTTCCAAATCATCAGCAGTACTGTGGTGGTTCTCTagaatctatttatattcgtTCATTTCGTTGTATATTTATGTCGTTTTAAGTCTGTTCATTTCTGTGATAATGGATGCGTATGATACAATCAAGATCTATTATCGTGAGGGCTTCCCGAGAAACGACCTGCAGACATTTATTGCTCCATGTACGGAAGAAGCGTCGAGCGGTATTTTCAGGGATGACTCCGAAACTAGCGATCTGACGGAGTTGTTTGATCGATTCTGTTGTTGTCGAAAAAGGCCCTTTTATGGATCTTTCTCGGAATCAGTCACGGATCCCTCGACCAAGTCCGAACAAGTGTATGGTGGAGGCATCTGCATCTAG
- the LOC140663418 gene encoding mucolipin-3 isoform X1, with the protein MEESPTRKRIHEDTFVGNKLQNHTWSHGDESEEEIASENALLTEGNEPRQSHSTPMRRKTCVITTLAEEKMRRKLRFFFMNPVEKWQAKRRFPYKFVVQVIKIILVTVQLCLFAHNNYMHVNYTWDNRITFSHLFLMGWDSTQEVPAYPPAAGPLAIYKRSNFYDAIDYALHGFYNVDDAIGSYSYIAEDNSIGPVVLCLYQYKEGVIFGFNESYVFDSEIVETCVNISLEIFNTFNTSHNFLQDRNINVKFPALVRAHLKFALKTVNLKAAGPMTPPDCYRFNIKIDFDNRDFDGQMLLSLDAEARKLQCKGDTRYITDNRIESALRTLLNLFVILICAISLLLCSRAIYRAQMLKFETINFFKKTYGTTLSFEGKLEFLNFWYIMIIVNDLLIIIGTIMKEQIERKHSETDHWNICSIFLGTGNLLVWFGVLRYLGFFKTYNVVILTLKKATPKVARFLICAILIYAGFTFCGWLVLGPYNMKFRSLATTSECLFALINGDDMFATFSITSSKSSAVLWWFSRIYLYSFISLYIYVVLSLFISVIMDAYDTIKIYYREGFPRNDLQTFIAPCTEEASSGIFRDDSETSDLTELFDRFCCCRKRPFYGSFSESVTDPSTKSEQVYGGGICI; encoded by the exons ATGGAGGAAAGTCCAACACGTAAAAGAATCCACGAGGATACCTTTGTGGGAAATAAGCTACAAAACCACACCTGGAGCCACGGCGACGAGAGTGAGGAGGAAATCGCCAGCGAGAATGCGTTGCTGACCGAAGGCAACGAACCCAG GCAATCTCATTCTACTCCAATGAGAAGAAAAACTTGCGTGATCACAACACTTGCGGAGGAAAAGATGCGTCGCAAACTGCGATTCTTCTTTATGAATCCAGTTGAGAAGTGGCAAGCAAAACGGCGTTTCCCATACAAATTTGTCGTCCAAGTCATCAAGATAATCCTTGTGACAGTGCAGCTTTGTTTATTCGCGCACAACAATTACATGCATGTAAATTACACTTGGGACAATCGAATTACATTCTCTCATCTCTTTTTAATGGGATGGGACTCTACTCAAGAG GTACCTGCATATCCGCCTGCTGCAGGACCATTGGCCATCTACAAACGAAGCAATTTCTACGATGCTATTGATTACGCTCTGCATGGTTTCTACAACGTCGACGACGCCATTGGTTCGTACTCTTATATCGCCGAGGACAATTCTATCGGACCTGTAGTTTTGTGTCTTTATCAATACAAAGAAGGCGTCATATTTGGCTTCAACGAGAGTTACGTATTCGACAGCGAGATTGTGGAAACCTGTGTAAACATCAGTCTTGAGATTTTCAACACATTTAATACGTCGCACAATTTTCTGCAGGATAGAAACATAAACGTTAAGTTTCCCGCGCTAGTACGCGCTCATCTCAAGTTTGCTTTAAAAACGGTAAATTTGAAAGCAGCTGGACCGATGACACCGCCCGATTGTTATCGTTTCAACATCAAAATCGACTTTGACAATCGCGATTTTGATGGACAGATGCTCCTCTCCTTAGACGCTGAGGCAAGAAAATTACAATGCAAGGGTGACACTCGCTATATCACGGATAATCGCATCGAATCGGCGCTAAGGACTCTGTTAAATTTGTTTGTCATACTAATTTGCGCGATTTCTTTGCTGTTGTGCTCGCGAGCAATATATAGGGCACAGATGCTAAAATTCGAGACGATTAACTTCTTCAAGAAGACATACGGTACAACGCTGAGTTTCGAAGGCAAACTAGAATTCTTAAATTTCTGGTACATTATGATAATCGTCAAtgatctattaattattattggcaCTATCATGAAAGAGCAAATTGAGCGGAAACATTCCGAGACTGATCATTGGAATATCTGCAGCATATTTCTCGGCACCGGCAATCTGCTGGTATGGTTTGGCGTGTTGCGTTATCTCGGCTTCTTCAAGACATATAACGTTGTCATTTTGACTCTGAAAAAGGCGACACCGAAAGTTGCAAGATTCCTTATATGCGCCATTCTCATTTATGCTGGCTTCACATTCTGTGGCTGGTTGGTGCTCGGTCCGTATAACATGAAATTTCGTTCCCTCGCGACTACCTCCGAGTGCTTGTTCGCGTTGATCAATGGCGATGATATGTTTGCCACGTTTTCTATCACGTCTTCCAAATCATCAGCAGTACTGTGGTGGTTCTCTagaatctatttatattcgtTCATTTCGTTGTATATTTATGTCGTTTTAAGTCTGTTCATTTCTGTGATAATGGATGCGTATGATACAATCAAGATCTATTATCGTGAGGGCTTCCCGAGAAACGACCTGCAGACATTTATTGCTCCATGTACGGAAGAAGCGTCGAGCGGTATTTTCAGGGATGACTCCGAAACTAGCGATCTGACGGAGTTGTTTGATCGATTCTGTTGTTGTCGAAAAAGGCCCTTTTATGGATCTTTCTCGGAATCAGTCACGGATCCCTCGACCAAGTCCGAACAAGTGTATGGTGGAGGCATCTGCATCTAG
- the Ktl gene encoding BTB/POZ domain-containing protein KCTD16: protein MGDQEQQETLPSVVELNVGGVFYTTALTTLTRESDSHLATLFTGKSTVEKDAKGKYFLDRDGVLFRYVLDFLRNQALVLPEGFRERERLKQEANFYGLPGLEKAIVENTDSGGQIGGAVSKRAPGYITIGYRGSFAFGREGLADVKFRKLSRILVCGRVALCRDVFGETLNESRDPDHGMSDRYTSRFFLKHSVIEQAFDMLQEQGFRLAGSCGSGTAGSNSDQLKPGVDSEENRWNHYNEFVFVRD, encoded by the coding sequence ATGGGGGACCAGGAGCAACAGGAAACACTACCGAGCGTGGTGGAATTGAATGTGGGCGGCGTCTTCTATACCACTGCCTTGACCACGCTGACTCGTGAGAGTGATTCGCATCTGGCGACACTCTTCACGGGCAAATCCACCGTGGAAAAAGACGCCAAGGGCAAATACTTCCTGGATCGCGACGGTGTGCTCTTCCGTTACGTCTTGGACTTCCTGCGCAATCAAGCGTTGGTCTTGCCCGAGGGCTTTCGTGAACGCGAGAGGCTCAAGCAGGAGGCTAATTTCTATGGTCTTCCTGGTTTAGAAAAGGCCATTGTGGAGAACACCGATTCTGGCGGGCAAATCGGCGGCGCGGTCAGCAAACGCGCGCCAGGATACATCACTATCGGCTACCGGGGCAGCTTCGCCTTCGGCCGCGAAGGCCTGGCCGACGTCAAGTTTCGCAAGCTCTCGAGGATCCTCGTATGTGGCCGCGTGGCACTCTGCCGGGACGTCTTCGGCGAGACGCTTAACGAGAGTCGCGATCCTGACCACGGCATGTCCGATCGTTACACGTCGCGCTTCTTCCTGAAACACAGCGTCATCGAGCAGGCCTTCGACATGCTGCAGGAGCAGGGCTTCAGGTTGGCGGGTAGTTGCGGTTCTGGCACTGCCGGCAGCAACTCCGACCAGCTGAAACCTGGCGTGGATTCCGAGGAGAATCGCTGGAATCACTATAATGAATTCGTCTTCGTGCGCGATTAA